Proteins from a genomic interval of Physeter macrocephalus isolate SW-GA chromosome 21, ASM283717v5, whole genome shotgun sequence:
- the LOC102987478 gene encoding LOW QUALITY PROTEIN: olfactory receptor 1361-like (The sequence of the model RefSeq protein was modified relative to this genomic sequence to represent the inferred CDS: deleted 1 base in 1 codon), producing the protein MRQGNQTISKFFLLGLTVVSEQQQHIFMLSLCMYLVTIVGNLLIILAIIKDAHLQSPMYFFLANLFFTDICFTTTTVPKMLADIQSQSLIISFAGCLTQMYFFMLLLDLDNFLLAAMAYDLNIAICHPLHYAASLSPKGCVLLVVTPWVVSNLVSVLHLSLLGLLNFCDQREIPHFFCDLETILRLACLDTQINDLTILVIGGSGIFIPFSFIFVSYSLIGCTVLRIPSAKGKWKTFSTCGSHFLAVALFVGSIVGVYFPPSSAYSAERDKVVAIMYMVVTPMMNPFIYSLRNKDMKGALRRLLIREIYFWRW; encoded by the exons ATGCGCCAAGGAAACCAAACTATCTCCAAATTTTTCCTCCTGGGACTCACAGTGGTGTCTGAACAGCAGCAGCACATCTTTATGCTGTCTCTGTGCATGTATCTGGTTACCATAGTGGGAAACTTACTTATCATCCTGGCTATTATCAAGGATGCTCACCTCCAGAGCCCCATGTACTTCTTCCTTGCCAATCTATTCTTCACTGACATCTGCTTCACAACCACTACCGTCCCCAAAATGTTGGCAGACATCCAAAGCCAGAGCCTCATCATCTCTTTTGCAGGGTGCCTTACACAAATGTACTTTTTTATGTTGCTGCTGGACCTGGACAATTTCCTCTTGGCAGCCATGGCATATGACCTGAACATTGCCATCTGTCACCCATTACACTATGCTGCATCGCTGAGTCCCAAGGGTTGTGTCCTGCTGGTAGTGACTCCATGGGTTGTCTCTAATCTTGTTTCAGTACTGCATCTCAGTCTGCTGGGCCTCTTGAATTTCTGTGATCAGAGAGAAATCCCACACTTCTTCTGTGACCTGGAAACCATTTTAAGGCTTGCTTGTTTAGACACCCAGATCAATGATTTGACAATCCTAGTCATTGGGGGATCAGGTATCTTCATCCCATTCAGCTTCATTTTTGTCTCCTATTCCCTTATTGGTTGCACTGTACTTAGGATTCCTTCAGCCAAGGGGAAGTGGAAAACATTCTCCACTTGTGGCTCCCATTTCTTAGCTGTGGCCCTCTTC GTGGGATCCATTGTTGGCGTCTACTTTCCTCCGTCTTCTGCCTACTCAGCAGAAAGGGATAAGGTGGTTGCCATTATGTATATGGTTGTAACTCCCATGATGAACCCCTTCATCTATAGTCTAAGGAACAAGGACATGAAAGGAGCACTGAGGAGACTACTCATCAGGGAAATCTATTTCTGGAGATGGTGA